From a region of the Hypanus sabinus isolate sHypSab1 chromosome 2, sHypSab1.hap1, whole genome shotgun sequence genome:
- the LOC132405490 gene encoding general transcription factor II-I repeat domain-containing protein 2-like gives MVDMTAHLNTLNTALQGKGRTALHMLEDVLAFERKLTVLARDLQKGTLSHFPNLREFKQGHDMIISEYLHSAIIAMQTSFGKRFCEFREEKNTLSFPVTPLSIDPSLLNTTALAGVSQPDLEMELADIADKDIWVSKFRRLTADLEDVARQKAVLAQKHKWSDIENLTDDSLRSCVKMKVTSYSPDVQTLCAEVQEQKSH, from the coding sequence atggtagacatgacagcgcacctgaacacgctgaacacagctcttcaggggaaaggacgtacagccctgcacatgttggaggatgttttggcattcgagcgcaagttgacagtgcttgccagagatttacagaaaggcactttgtctcacttccccaatttgagagagttcaaacaaggtcacgacatgataatttcggagtatttacattctgcaatcatcgcaatgcaaacatcgtttgggaaacgcttctgtgagttcagagaggaaaaaaacacattatccttcccggtcactcccttaagcatcgatccttccctactgaatacgactgcattggcaggtgtgagtcaacctgatcttgagatggaactggccgacatagccgacaaagacatatgggtgtccaagtttagacgcttgacagcagaccttgaagatgttgcccgtcagaaggccgttcttgctcagaaacacaaatggagtgatattgaaaacctcacagatgacagcttgcgatcctgtgtaaagatgaaggtgacatcatacagccctgatgtgcagacgctgtgcgctgaggtccaggagcagaaatcccattaa